The Sabethes cyaneus chromosome 1, idSabCyanKW18_F2, whole genome shotgun sequence DNA segment CAGAAAACTTTGCCCAGAGAGTGGTCAGAACACACTCATCTACCATTTCTCCTCCGATTTCATTCTAGCGTCCGACTTCCCAAAGTTTCTGGTTATGAAGTCGATTTCCGCTTGGGAATTACTAAGGCATGTCTACGCGTGCTTTCCAAATAAAGCGCCTTCGGTTTCGGTGTATGCCGCAGTCAAAAGCACCGAATTAGTAAATTGCACGGCACGTAGATTGGAATATTCTTAGTTGTACCTTTCTAGGCTCTCATAAAAACAATGGTTTTTCATACTCAAAGGAGGAATGCTATAACAAATATGGTACCTATTTAACCCCTCTTCGCAGCCGCTTCTCTAACGGGATTGTAAAGACCAAAGGGTTTGTTTCTGGGACAATAATTAAATCGTTTCCACATTCAATAACTCTCCAAAAAACCTATCGTAGACGTGGCAGAGGTGTTAAAAGTGGAGATATAGGGTGAGCTGATGTAAACTGTAAGTAGTagcaattttttattgttctaccaaaaatatgaagTTTTATCAGAGTTTTATTTCATGAAGATCCGCTATTTCTGATTATATTTGGTGGTgccaaaaaatgtaaaatcaatTCTCAAgttaatcaaaaccatttttATGTACTTGATCTCAAAAATACGGGTACAGAAAACGTAATTCCAATTTTAGTGTCAtgatcatttttgtttcgtaaAGAGAGGATGTGTTTATGTGCTGTTTTTAATCTGGTGGAAAAGTAGCTGCTTTTGTCGCACGAATTTTCTAAACAAAAATAACATCCAACATTGATTTGATATAATTTATAACAAATAAATGtagatttttttaacaaatatcCTTCTTGCCACTAGAATATTAGTAGActaaacgaagaaaaaacaataaactagAACCCATTTTTCTCAGTGTAAGTAATATCTATACAAATtcctaaatattttaaaaattaaattaataacagATCTACAATTGTGCTGgatataaaaaaacaacaaaataatcTACTTTATGTGCCTTCTATCGAATCACGAAAATTTAAATCCATTGGTTTTATCTTTTTCCATTAACTACACCATTGATATTTTAAGTAGAATTGTTACATGAAGTTTAATTATTTACCATTCAAAATGGCTTATCTGCTACGGTAATAGTTTTTATTCTCCCTAATTAGGGAAAAAACAATGGCAATCCATGGCCAAATCCAAACATGCTATACTCGTGCCAATGTATATTCGCTCCTTTCTCATGAGAACCCCTTTCCTCCTAAACATATGATGCAACTCTATACAAATGACGCAACTGTCGAAAAACGATTCAGATTTCATTTCGCATTAGTCTTGTGTTCTGTAAAAGGATTAAACTCCTCCattcaaacaaaaacaatacAACCTGGACAGCATATCAATAGACTCGCCCGAACGCGTACTTTTATACAAATACATATTACCACCATTGCACGTGTATATTTTTGTCCAGATGCACGCTCTCACAAACACATTCTCATTAATTCAATCGATTCTCGTTTAATGTGGTTGTCAAATCGTGTTTCGTACGAATTCCAATACTTTTTCCCGTAGTCATATTATAGTAACTGCTAAAACAATACGATATTGAGATTAATATTATATACATAATGTAAAAACCCCATTGATATACACAAATCTTAGCAAAAAATATCCCTAACAACAATTTGACCGACGTATATTTGTATACCTACGTGTTTAAGTGTCTTTTGCATACTTTACGGATAAacctaaaaaaaaacaatgttagAAATGTGAAACAAGCCAATTTTAATGGATGAAACTTGAAAGCGTACACTCAGCTACTTGTAATCAAGTACAAATTTAACCAATCCTAACCGAGGTTTCCGTTCCAGTAGAATTGTGAAAACAACAAACACACACTAGCCTAAAGAATGAATAATTGAATTCAAACACAAACAATATCGCACACACGCGCATAACACGCAAACGAATGCTCCGATACTGTCGTTCATGCAACTATTGCCTAATGTAAAGTAGGCTGGCACCGGCGAAAATGCGAATGTAGTTACACATCACGAATACTCTCATAGCTCGTACGTAACGTCAAAagctaaagaaaaagaaaaaacatcaCACGCAACTAATCGTAAGCAAGCTAACAAACAATAACTGTCTGTTGTATAGCAAAAATTTTAGTCACCAAACATCTGTGGTAAGATATTGTAGGATAACAAAAGAAATGGATGCGACCGTTTATCGTTAGTGGGAGATTGGAGTTTATATACATATTACGAACTAAAATAttctatttattattgaatagcAAAGTAGCAATGGAATAGCAATGGAATTGACCAAATTCGCTCAAACTGTAAAAAGAGAAATCACATTGAGTGCAGTGGAGAACGAAAACTAGCAAAACAGAACAACAACCAACACTAAAAGGGAAAGATTTCATCGGATCAAATCTTTAGCTATTTGAAAATGTGAATAGCACGAAAGAAACTCAAACTAAAGAAGCGACATGTAGCTCAAACTCCACTTTCCTAAACTAATCGGGAAATTTATTTCATCTAAAAACTCAAACCTGTTCTTGGTGTCTTTGGCTGACAAACAGAACACAAAACCGTAAAAACCTTCGAATTTTGTATTGAATCATCGCAAAAATGGGACAAATTTTTAAATCGAACCCAATTTAACAAGTTACACAAAAGCACACATAGGATTGTGCTAGTGTTCGATTGGTTTAGAAAGCTTGACAAGTGGAGCTGAGCTGATGTGAGAAgttttctttctcttctttATATTTAAGCTTCTTTGAATAGCACATACAAGGaaccaaaatctgtagtaaccTAAGGCCTGTTTGAAGATATTGAGTCGATAGCGAGAAGTAGAACTTTtgtaaataatacaaaaacaaaacaaaacaaaacggcTCCTCTACTCGatgaaattttgaaagtttaaacaAGAGTCTTTTTTATTATACATTaccgaaagaaaattttaattgttCTTTTTCTTGGAAATTGAAAGAAATTCTACCCTTTTTCTTTGCGTTTCCACGGCTTTATCCAAATTACATGTTGTTACTAGTCTATTTGGCAAAATCGTCTTTCAACATATCctgaattaaaatatttttccagCGTTCTAAGTTCATGGCTGTTTCTCTTCCATTCCGAGGGCATTCCGTACTCGACTGTCCATTTGTTGACCTCGCTCGTTGATTGGCTTTCCGTCCTAAAACATAACCTGATGACGAAATGTCCTCCAATAAACTTGGTTCGGATCTGCTGGTCCCATTTCCTTAGATATTGCACGAGTTCATGATCCATCATCCGTCAATCAGGCACAACTGAAGATCACTGAAGCCGTTGCAGTTATGCGGACGGCAGCGTTTCAGGCCTACCCTAAAAAAACTCTACTTTGATGCTATCCTCAGCCGATTTATTATGCTTCAGCCGCCAAATTGCGTCCTTAACTTCCATATTTGTTGCAGTGTCAAAATTGCTTCCCCCGCCGCCTTAGTTCTCTACTTGGGAACCGTTCAGGTATTCGTCTTCAACCTTTTGGTCGTCTGTCAAGATACTGCCCTTTTTATTCCGACACATTTCGGTTCGCAGCACAAAGCTTTAGGGGTTgcattcagtttctggtagaacttcccaggtacccaataagcattaccaatgctatttacatgcacgccaataagcatttaagccaccttaattgctacttaattgctactttggcaaaatatacagctactttactgctaaccctcttaaaatgctgacaatgcttgctaccagctgattaccgacaagaagatttaaaatagaattttgcttgctaatttacaacagctacgcattcaaaaagctaatatacagcagCGTGCTGTATAAAacgccagatatgctaataagcgattgatttactgcttatggtaatgcttattggttacctgggttatgTTTATGTTAGTGAACTTATTTTCCACTCGCACAGTATTCACCTCATCCATTATCCTCCTGCCATTCATCGTACATGGTTTCGCTGACTCCGTTTTATATGCCCAGCGGATATTCCCTGCTACGCTGGTGATGGCTGTTTGGATGGCGTCCCAACAATCCTCGAGAGCGGCTTCATGTTTCGTTCGTCCTGTTCGGGTGCTGCAGCTTTAGCTACGCGAAATTCAATCGATACTGGCGCTGTCGGCGTCGAATGTTGTTCATACCGGAGAGTTTTGGAAGCGAATTAATCGTCACTAAGTAGTGGTccgccatccagcggctgaagaacaacaaagcagcaagaaaggatggcattggagcggaacttattaaaatgggcccgaacaagttggccggctgtctggattaactgattgtcaagatttggaatATGGGAcgactaccggagaagtggaaggacggggttatttgccttatctacaagaaaggcgaaagCTGGATTTTGAGgattaccgagcgatcactatcctgaatgcagCCTagaaagtgctgtcccaagtcatcttccatcgactattgcgaatagccaatagatttgtggaaagTTATCAAGgctggcttcatggagggtcggtctacaacggatcgaATCTTCATCcttctcgggtggattgtcggaccccttcgaatctcgcaggggactttatttatttatttatttgattgaTGTTAGACATCCACGGGTCGGGACGACCCGACGACGGGAGGGTGCTGTTTTTCAGCACTTCACAGGACACTGGTGAAAACCGCGTATTCGAGTGCGATTTTCTGGCACATTAATCTCCCACTTGCATGGACGGGTATTGTGGCACGGATTGGCGGAATTATATCCTATCGGGTTTGAACACGGTCACACGATTTTCTGGACACTTCTAGGATAATTAtgtgggggaggggggatttTTCCCGGGCCATgcaggagccaaaggttgtcagtgtgcaaatcaaaagaatcatctAGTTggaaaactatagtggtggtgacactagcatattaggtgatttcaatttgaaattttatccaagaattcccgaaaaatttgttcctgaatggatgtctgttctctgtggtataacCACGACTTGTAGGAAttgtgaaaatataaaaaaaaatcggaaagattcacaaatttaaagaaaaaatattgaGAGATTCAAGTCACGGGCATTTTTGGGAATTCTGCGGTTCTAAAAGTGGTGTAAACCTTAAAGGGACTTAAAAACGACTTGAAATCTGTATGAAttaagtataatcaatatataaattgcccaattgggtcctaaaatttgtaataaaagtggtttttttagaaggaacgataaagcttctcATTATGACTACGAGAgcatcttttttttctttttttagaaGCTGCAGTgcattaaaaaactaaaaaacaaaaattaactaCAACTTCTACCTTGACATTAgggatcttccttgacataatggaaaaaatatgtttctgggaacaataataaatttttacactggcaactctggtttgacatccGATCGTTTTGACAGCCTTGTCTGCTGTTTGTCGGATAAAAATTCTGATTCGACCGATGTATATCCGATTTAGTCTAAATCTAGTTGTGCTAAGACTGGCTAAAAGATGTCAAACGGATGGCCGATAGTATTATCTCGGTACGATCGACCCTGcggaacagtatgaaaaaaaaacacgagcCAAAACTGCAAGCGTGGAACCTATGTTCACCAATTTGGATCCTGTAATGCAAATATTAAACTCGTAGTACGATATGGAAGTTGACCTCCATGCTTTTATGTGGTTTTATATTGCAGCGAGCATCCAAATTGTTGTCATCTGATGTAACGGAGTCTTTCAAGCAGTTGGAGCTTGAATTCGTTGAGATTTAAAAACTTCCGATTGGCGATGCCAGCgatgaaagagatttcgtaggctgctcgcacttacaggaaatctcgtgccgaactgtcaacgcgtgagtgttgacaaaagcaaaaatacttccctttctttttttttctcacgcaaacccctgaacaatatcagcaacgctggcaaagcCAATGAATGCTCTTCGCTGCGAGGAAATAAACAGGAGTACCGGCTTGGGTCATTTCAGTGGTACGTTTTTATGCGGCAAAATGTCTGGatcaacaaaagtcgttttcgAAGATTCTTATATTTTACACTAATTATTCGGTAATCACCCGGCTGGACCTAAAAACAGCAGTTTTGTATTCAACACCAATTTTAAACAATCGCAAACACTTACATACCTCGGAATGGATTTCACTAACGAAAAGCTTTTTGATTTTAAGTGATTTCGGCATtggatttttcatataaaatctGCACCGATGTAACCATGCTCCTCTAGCATATGAATTTTTAGAAATTGGATAAAAAACTTAACTCGAAGAAAGTTTCAGGTCGCGACTGGATTTTTTCACAATGCAAACGATTTCCTGACTTGGAAATTGACACACCAACGCATAAACgtaaaggtaaacaaaaagttttccgtgacatttcaaggcAAACTATGGTTTATTTTTGTAATGcatgttgtctagacaccgcttgacatagccatgcacaactatagtttgtctatataaggttgctcaaatgttatatttttgtttaaaattttacaaaacaaaaaaaaaggtttttagcGGGAATcggctaaaaatataaaattgaataccATAATGTGTGTTCCTATCCcaaacctcatcgattcaagcttaacccctctaaggtctacatcatttttagcaccgcaaaattcactaaaatggccgtaacttttttatctttcaatattttttcaccaaatttgggaattttgccgagctcatgtctttcagaggccatatggccgattccaggtcccggacaagttcctctgaaatccgttccgtgcttgaatcagaaaagaaaccctccccggacacggaaccggtcatacgacctctgagagacatgagatgatcaccaatcgctattttgtcgaatgctgatgttttttgacatgcgacacgacatgctttactgatgctgaaatgtcccgttacgggaaccggttccggatttatagtgtccccccggatacggatggcgcgcaccatggttcctaactgcggcaaagtaactgatatgtccacagtcgatgatatgtttacaaaaatcaacagatttcaaacaaattttagatatttggcaactttatctaaaaaagtcatatctcggtcccccaaggaactccggaataactccggggccataTGACATacggccattatctatagatattatgaaaatagaaaatatttttggtaaaattcccaaatttggtgaaaaaatattgaaagattaaaaagttacggccattttagtgaattttgcggtgctaaaaatgatgtagaccttagagggatTAAAAGGACCCAATTGAAAtcttttcctgccgacgaattACCccgaaacgaccaaatcgggtgatttatcctacgtgatttactgAAAAGCagtaaggattttttattgggttgcctttgcagtttgacaatcagattcccgtttcgaatcgagcactcacactcacacatatgtgcatacaatgtaaatacataattttcaaatgtgtgatgtttaccacgagcgcTGCAGCGACGTCTGGCATTCTATTATAAATTGATTCTACTGTGAATTATGATAACTATAAAACATCAACTACAAATTTgcttatttttcactttttcacatAGAAAGAACAAGTTAAATTTTTGGAGTGTATTTTTACAACTAGCAGTGATACCAGGTTTTCTACTTATCAGCGAACTGCAACTTATATTTACAACTTATCAGTGCTAAGTAGAATAcatgtaatgctgatttttctaaaaaaaagtaCATTATTTAATATATTTCATAGACTTCATGCAGATATTTGCAAAAATGGCTTTAGATTTGTACATATTTATCCAAATTCTATGTAGTTTAAAGACTGTTTCTCATACCACAATCACAATCCCTCTTAGAGTTTTCGAGCAGttattttctctaattttcgagcagttaaaaatatatatggtagagtgactatatacagagtggcgacaatatcaaaattggaatgataattctagtagagtgactatatatatatatagtcactctaaattctagatagaattaacaaaagggcgaatgtcgcaaacgtaaacaaaacgagtgagagttattttatgctggaccagcataggaaaatcaaccctcactcggtttgtttatacGCTTGCGCCTTTGGCcgtttgttaattctatcttcaattatctgtcagtgtcattccaatcgagcagacgaactatccaacgcgtatgcaggaaagagaaagaaaaaccttggaaaaaccgcattgcatacatttgggatgacttgtcgccactctgtatatagtcactctaatataTGGCATCTGTCTGTGCCACAATTATTTATGATCACGAAAAGAAAAcacattcaattcaatttacaTTAGTGTTTGGATTTGGTGGATTTGGCATGTGTCGGTCGTGTCATTCATATTTGCAGCAGTAAATTTGTGTGTTACTAAACGTAAAGTGAAGTTTTCGAGTGTGATTTTTTCTTTTCACGATTATGCCATTTTAGCATTTGCTGGTAGCGAAATCGCTGAAAATGAATAAACCAAGTGTTGTGCTGCTAACATTAATTGCATTATTTTCGATGCATTTGAGTTTAGCTTCTAGTGCTTTGAAAAACTTGCCAAATGGAGTTGCAGGCACAAGTCAAAATAGCGAAACCCAATCGCAGAACATAACAACACTGCAAGGGAAGTTGAACGCGACGGTGTCAAATGTTATTGCAGCCATGGAAGAAACATCGTTTCCAGGGGAGCAACCCAATCAGGAACATGCGAAAAAGGGGAGGATCATGCCTCGTAAAGGTGTCGACATCAACGCAACGTTCGCCTCAACGACCGCGGCGACAACAATGACCACGGCCTCCAACGTTAACGCAACATCGAACGCCAGCGAAGCAAAACCACACAACGTTGCTGTGGTGCCCATGGTCAACGCCAGCGATAGCAATAGCAATAGTAGTAGCAGTAATGCTGCGATGGTAGGCAGTAATAACACAACATTCTCCAAAAACCCGAATGCTTCTGAGCATGAATCATCGTCAAGCAAAAATGCAACCTCAGCAGCAATATCAGTTTCTTCCAAGGTTACTGTATCACCTACCGCATCAAGTAGCACGACCTCAACCACCACCGCCGCCACGACAACCACTACGAAAACTCCAAATAAGCCAAAAATTACTTACTCAGTAGATGATGAACCGAGACTGCTCCAAGCGGCCAAACCAGGGTACAATTCCGCAGCTTCCTCTCTGAATAGTGGCGTGAGCAGTGCCAATGGGCGCTTGCACATAGAGGAACCGCTAGCCGAACTATCGAAGGAGTACATACAGCCGGTCGGAATGATGGAACCTTCCAGAGGGGGCCACCGCGAGTATGTGGTCCCCGTGGTTACGCTCATTTTCGCCATCCCGCTGCTGATCGGATTGTTTCTGCTGTCCTATCGACGAGCGAAAGAGTTCTGGCTGACCCGTCATTACCGACGGATGGACTTTCTCGTGGACGGCATGTACAACTACTAATACTGGCATATCCTTGATAGTGATTATTGCGACTGTAAGTCGCACCAATATCGTTATGTGATAACGATGCCGGCTGTTGATTTGATGGACGAACCACATCCAGCGCATTTAgagttaatatattttttcgaaattttttttagtgtATTATGCCGTTTTTAAAATGTGGACTTCAGTGAACATTTCAGTtatgtattttgcatggaaattgaTTGGAcattttaagaaaattttccGAAGGTTTATAATGAAATAAGGTTTTTCATCGTTTCCAGTAAGGTTTTTTGCTAAGACaatgattatagtcacttagTGTTTGACGAAatggttttatttaaataatacaATATTGTATTGGTATATTACAATTGAAAAGTAATGATTCATTTACAAGAATAAGCAACTTGGGGAGCTAAATCATTCAAAAAACAAAGAATCTAATCTTTGATATCTATTTTGAGTTTCATATCATACAGGTCAAACctcttgcattatctgtcaACAATATGCATTGttcattataagcatttcaaaTTCGAAGTAGATCTTACATTATTAATGATTTGAGTAGTGTTAGCTGCGACGTACTAATGTATCCAAAACTAGAATAACCAAACGATCATTGTTTATTAAAGTGCCTTTTCGAAAAACAGAATATACTTAGAGCAAAACACGCAAAACTTCTTAAAAGCAAAATCCAATTAGTCCCGAATTCTCCACTCGATATTTTCGATTGGTATGctcaaaattgtaaaaaaaagatATTGTACAGTTATAACTAGTGAATCCATCTTGTAGCAAAATTCAAAACGAACTAGCGAAATTTTCGAGCCACGTAGATCCTAGAAAGCAAGGCAATCAGGTGTAGCTGTAGATAGTAGGAGGAGCAAATTCAGTCTGGTATCAATCAAATTGCTGTAAGTATGTTTGGAAGTTATATTAATTTTTGATTGTTTTACATTTAAGAAAATAAACAGTAAACTTATCATATGCTCATTGTTCCTGGAGCCGAAATCCATGGCTTATAGTGAATTTAAGCTGAAATTAGCATTCATCGATTCTgttaatttcaaaagcagttttttagtttgaaacaaaaattcttttcatgaaaatatattcgctgtgttcagattgacgagaagaaagcagtatttaaattttttcaaacaaaacccCGCGTTTGGGCTGggttctccgacgaaaagttaatgaccgcTAATTTCCTGATAAATCGTGTAGAATCTAACAATAGGATGGTTTACTCTGTGCAAGTCGCCGCTCAATTATCTCGAACTTCAGCGAATGTGGGCCTACTCCAGAATAAACGGCTTAAACTCGTCTGGCGTTATCTCGACATGTAGgtacttacttttactttagtggcaacggtccgttaccgatcctgcgccgaacgaattatagtcctccagtaccgtcggtcctgggctgccgttctcaaatccccacgaacaccggctgaacgtgcatcgtcttcgacagcacacagccaccgggtgcggggtctgcctaggagtctacgacctcttcctggttctctaccgaaaatagttttggttacTTCGTaaggcattctggccacgtgtccagcccaccgcagcctttCACATTGTACtatcttcactatatcagcatatttgtatacttggtacagctcgtgattcatgcgtctgcaccATACTCCATTTTGCTAcgaagtatagatcgcagaattttacgctcaaaaaccccaagcgctcgccgatcagcttcccttagcgtccatgattcgtgtccgtaaagggccaccgggaggttctgtagagcgccagttttgtgcgaatttgcaaactacgggacttcacctggctacgtaatccgtagaaagcccgattcgcggccgcgttttggcggtgttaatggtaagtaccaatctcgccgcttcccttttaaaaggcctgaaggcctcctCCACTGCCCTACGGTTGATGAtttcgatgatatcgacgtcatccgcaaaaccaagaagcatgtgtggtttcgtgatgatagttccattcctttccacgtttgcccttcgtaatgcatctTCCAAGGGAATGTTGAATaataggttagagagtgcatccacttgcttcagtccatccaacgtcacgaaagcagcagaggtctcacccgctattctaacgcacaatttggatccgtccagcgtcgcacgaatcagcgtaactagtttcgtcggaaaaccatgttctagcattatctgccactgctgatttcgtttaactgaatcgtacgccgctttaaagtccacaaacagacggTGTGtccgcaagttgtactcccggaacttgtccagcaactgacgcagggtaaaagtctgatccgtcgtggagcgaccctcacgaaaaccagcttggtactcgccgacgaaggactccgctaacggtctcagtctgcagaacaggatacgggaaagcaccttgtaggcagaattgagcaatgtaattcctcgatagtttttacactccagtcgatgtccctttttgaaaattaggcaaatgaggccatccaaccactcctccggcatctgttcttcctcccagatcctgacagtgatccggtggattgcttcgtacagccgctcgctccccgtttttagaagttcagccgggataccgtcctttccGGCAGCcttatcgtttttcagctcactgattgcctttttaacctccccCTGTGTTGGAGGCTCCACAGCtggaccatcgcttacaattcctatcctgtccctgctgatctccgcatttacctctccattcaacagtgtctggaagtgctccttctacctggctgctaccgccgttttgtcggtaagcaggttgccagcactatcagcactgggtatgaaatggagagttacctggaaggagcgtcaaataattttttattaggggggacttagactactttgaccattgaattgaacttttgtagtagcgtcaaatatagctctggctctctcaagctctcACCTAGCGCCTTCTCGCAGATCTAAGTcgaatgatgacggtcgatggccttacccggaaatgcttcatgtacttactggaacagctaagctaggaggtgcgaac contains these protein-coding regions:
- the LOC128741177 gene encoding probable serine/threonine-protein kinase dyrk2, whose protein sequence is MNKPSVVLLTLIALFSMHLSLASSALKNLPNGVAGTSQNSETQSQNITTLQGKLNATVSNVIAAMEETSFPGEQPNQEHAKKGRIMPRKGVDINATFASTTAATTMTTASNVNATSNASEAKPHNVAVVPMVNASDSNSNSSSSNAAMVGSNNTTFSKNPNASEHESSSSKNATSAAISVSSKVTVSPTASSSTTSTTTAATTTTTKTPNKPKITYSVDDEPRLLQAAKPGYNSAASSLNSGVSSANGRLHIEEPLAELSKEYIQPVGMMEPSRGGHREYVVPVVTLIFAIPLLIGLFLLSYRRAKEFWLTRHYRRMDFLVDGMYNY